From one Phocoena sinus isolate mPhoSin1 chromosome 6, mPhoSin1.pri, whole genome shotgun sequence genomic stretch:
- the RBM18 gene encoding probable RNA-binding protein 18 isoform X2: MDWQPGPQNHRADQIPRVSQGLFFLHRYHLLKLLQKFGTVKQFDFLFHKSGALEGQPRGYCFVNFETKQEAEQAIQCLNGKLALSKKLVVRWAHAQVKRYDHNKNDKVLPISLEPSSSTEPTQSNLSVTAKIKAIEAKLKMMAENPDAEYPAAPVYSYFKPPDKKRTTPYSRTAWKSRR; the protein is encoded by the exons GCTGACCAAATTCCCAGAGTGTCTCAGGGGCTGTTCTTTCTCCATAGATACCACCTCCTCAAGCTCCTGCAGAAGTTTGGCACGGTGAAGCAGTTCGACTTTCTCTTCCACAAGTCAGGTGCTTTGGAGGGACAGCCTCGAGGGTACTGTTTCGTTAACTTTGAAACTAAGCAG GAAGCAGAACAAGCCATCCAGTGTCTCAATGGCAAGCTGGCTCTGTCTAAGAAGCTGGTGGTGCGCTGGGCACACGCGCAAGTGAAG AGATACGATCATAACAAGAATGATAAGGTCCTTCCGATTAGTCTTGAGCCATCCTCAAGCACTGAGCCCACTCAGTCTAACCTAAG TGTCACTGCAAAGATAAAAGCCATTGAAGCAAAGCTGAAAATGATGGCAGAAAACCCTGATGCAGAGTATCCAGCAGCACCTGTTTATTCCTACTTCAAGCCACCAGATAAAAAAAGGACTACTCCTTATTCTAGAACAGCTTGGAAATCTCGAAGATGA